One genomic segment of uncultured Desulfobacter sp. includes these proteins:
- the nifB gene encoding nitrogenase cofactor biosynthesis protein NifB, with the protein MNLDNHPCFNKKSCKSFGRVHLPVAPACNIQCNFCNRKFDCVNESRPGVTSSILSPDQAMAYLAEVVAAKPNISVVGIAGPGDPFANGDKTMETLTKVRATYPEMLLCVATNGMNIRPYLDELKNINTTHVSITINAVYPEIGRKIYSWVRDKKRSIGPTQGVKLLLGRQLDAVEGLKKRNIRVKVNSILLPGINDDHIVEVARKMGEMGVDIFNIMPYFPTKGSNFENMKEPSKEVVKELRKAAQVFVPQMTHCKRCRADAVGLLDDPLNVKLMDRLQYHARTPIPLPSASRYRNEKAVKEDIYAFNDSASRPYVALATREGALINKPLDEATELLIYDLDHEIPRLVETRTLPKPGVGNAGWTNLARTIKDCHTILVSGAGDTPKKILSSIGFTIYEVNGMIDLVLMALKKGESLNHLVVRSQTSSGECRGTGTGCM; encoded by the coding sequence ATGAACTTAGATAACCATCCCTGTTTTAATAAAAAATCCTGTAAGAGTTTCGGCCGTGTGCACCTTCCGGTTGCACCGGCCTGTAACATCCAGTGTAATTTTTGTAACAGAAAGTTTGACTGCGTCAATGAAAGCCGCCCCGGGGTCACCTCCTCTATTCTAAGTCCGGACCAGGCCATGGCCTATTTGGCAGAAGTGGTTGCGGCCAAACCCAACATTTCCGTGGTGGGCATTGCAGGCCCGGGTGATCCTTTTGCCAATGGTGACAAAACCATGGAAACCTTGACCAAGGTGCGCGCCACTTACCCTGAGATGCTCTTGTGCGTGGCCACCAACGGCATGAATATTCGTCCCTACCTGGATGAATTGAAAAACATTAATACGACCCATGTGAGCATCACCATCAATGCGGTGTATCCTGAAATCGGCCGGAAAATTTATTCATGGGTTAGGGACAAAAAGCGCTCCATCGGTCCGACCCAGGGGGTAAAACTGCTTTTGGGACGTCAGCTTGACGCGGTTGAAGGTCTTAAAAAACGCAATATTAGAGTCAAGGTAAATTCCATACTTTTGCCTGGCATCAACGACGATCATATAGTAGAGGTGGCAAGAAAAATGGGTGAAATGGGTGTAGATATTTTTAACATCATGCCCTATTTTCCCACCAAAGGTTCAAATTTTGAAAACATGAAAGAACCGAGCAAGGAGGTGGTCAAGGAGCTCAGAAAAGCCGCTCAGGTCTTTGTGCCCCAGATGACCCATTGCAAACGCTGCCGGGCCGATGCAGTCGGCCTGCTGGACGATCCCTTGAACGTAAAACTCATGGATCGGCTCCAATACCACGCCAGAACCCCCATCCCCTTGCCCAGCGCGTCAAGGTATCGTAATGAAAAAGCTGTTAAGGAAGATATCTATGCGTTCAATGATTCCGCTTCACGGCCCTATGTGGCCCTGGCTACCCGGGAAGGCGCATTGATCAATAAGCCCCTGGATGAAGCCACGGAACTGCTCATCTATGATTTAGATCATGAAATCCCGAGGCTTGTGGAAACAAGAACCTTGCCTAAACCAGGCGTCGGCAATGCCGGATGGACTAATCTTGCCCGGACCATTAAAGACTGCCACACCATTCTTGTGTCCGGCGCGGGGGATACGCCTAAAAAAATTCTGAGCAGCATTGGGTTTACCATCTACGAGGTCAACGGCATGATTGATCTTGTACTCATGGCCTTGAAAAAAGGAGAATCCTTAAATCATTTGGTGGTCCGGTCGCAGACGTCCTCTGGGGAGTGCAGGGGGACAGGCACGGGCTGTATGTAA
- a CDS encoding (2Fe-2S) ferredoxin domain-containing protein: MNKPEKHILVCSSFRPSGEPKGKCYRKGSGDFLAYIENEVIDRGLEEVLVSSTCCLKQCDDGPIMVIYPDNIWYGHVENEEAIDAILDAMEDGGIAEDYVL; this comes from the coding sequence ATGAATAAGCCCGAAAAACACATCCTCGTATGCTCAAGTTTTCGTCCCAGCGGAGAACCCAAGGGTAAGTGCTATAGAAAAGGATCCGGAGATTTTTTGGCATATATTGAAAATGAAGTGATTGACAGAGGCCTGGAAGAGGTACTGGTCTCTTCCACCTGCTGTTTGAAACAGTGTGATGACGGTCCTATCATGGTGATTTACCCGGATAATATCTGGTATGGGCACGTGGAGAACGAAGAGGCCATTGACGCTATTTTAGATGCCATGGAAGACGGTGGGATCGCTGAGGATTACGTACTGTAA
- a CDS encoding P-II family nitrogen regulator, which yields MKEIMAVVRMNKINKTKKALIDAGVSSMTAMECLGRGKALVSMELLKGAQEGHEEAIAQLGQSDGLQPKRAIFVVVPDKLVQKTVDTIIDANQTEKSGDGVIWVMPTEDSISVRTSERGDAVLDEF from the coding sequence ATGAAAGAGATCATGGCCGTGGTCCGCATGAACAAGATCAATAAGACCAAAAAGGCTCTGATTGACGCGGGCGTTTCTTCCATGACCGCCATGGAGTGTCTGGGCCGCGGCAAAGCCCTGGTGAGCATGGAGCTGCTTAAGGGTGCCCAAGAGGGGCATGAAGAGGCCATTGCCCAGCTGGGCCAGAGCGACGGCCTCCAGCCCAAGCGTGCCATCTTCGTGGTCGTGCCCGACAAATTGGTTCAAAAGACCGTAGACACGATTATTGACGCCAACCAAACCGAAAAATCAGGAGACGGAGTTATCTGGGTCATGCCCACCGAAGACTCCATTTCTGTGAGAACATCTGAACGCGGCGATGCTGTTCTTGACGAATTTTAA
- a CDS encoding nitrogenase component 1, whose protein sequence is MSLRKHKDTPSYTATQNACKMCTPLGATLVFQGIEGCVPLLHGSQGCSTYMRRYLISHFKEPVDITFIYNSIIECKEDNDELR, encoded by the coding sequence ATGAGCCTGAGAAAACACAAAGATACACCATCATACACCGCGACCCAGAATGCATGCAAAATGTGTACGCCGTTAGGGGCCACCCTGGTGTTCCAGGGAATTGAAGGCTGTGTGCCCCTGCTGCACGGCTCCCAGGGATGCTCCACCTATATGCGGCGTTACCTGATTTCCCATTTCAAGGAGCCCGTGGATATTACCTTCATATATAACTCGATCATTGAGTGTAAGGAAGATAACGATGAACTTAGATAA
- the nifD gene encoding nitrogenase molybdenum-iron protein alpha chain codes for MTGERTDTVNPEEIKKEILAKYPPKVARKRGKQITPVSSDDKEGLKVGANVRTVPGIITQRGCCYAGCKGVIMGPTRDIINLTHGPIGCGFYSWLTRRNQTRPPSDDADNYMPYCFSTDMQDQDIVFGGEKKLKAAIQEAYDIFKPKAISIFSTCPVGLIGDDIHAVAREMKEKLGINIFGFSCEGYKGVSQSAGHHIANNAIFTHVVGLDDTVMDAKFKINLLGEYNIGGDGFVIEELLNKCGIDLVSTFSGNSTMDQFANCHTADLNAVMCHRSINYVADMLETKYGIPWIKVSFLGPTSTASSLRKIAAYFEDQELIDRVEAVIAEEMAPVEAKIKEVKPRCEGKTAMMFVGGSRAHHYQEVFREIGMTVLSAGYEFAHRDDYEGRHVIPDIKVDADSRNIEELEIEPDENLYNPRKTEEEMKALEEKGFPFKEYEGMIPEMEKGSLIIDDISQHETETLIEMYKPDIFCAGIKEKYAVQKHGIPMKQLHSYDTGGPYASFKGFLNFCDEIDRMLNANIWQYLEAPWQKDPELSAKYNWE; via the coding sequence ATGACAGGCGAACGAACCGACACCGTTAATCCGGAAGAGATAAAAAAAGAAATATTGGCAAAGTATCCGCCTAAGGTGGCCCGGAAACGCGGCAAGCAGATTACGCCGGTTTCAAGCGATGACAAAGAGGGCCTCAAAGTAGGCGCCAATGTCAGGACCGTCCCGGGCATCATCACCCAGCGGGGCTGCTGCTATGCAGGCTGCAAAGGCGTTATTATGGGCCCGACCCGGGATATCATCAATTTAACCCACGGCCCCATCGGCTGCGGATTTTACTCCTGGCTGACCCGGCGTAACCAGACCCGTCCCCCGTCAGACGATGCGGACAATTATATGCCCTACTGCTTTTCCACGGACATGCAGGATCAGGATATTGTTTTCGGCGGGGAAAAGAAACTGAAAGCCGCCATCCAGGAAGCCTATGACATTTTTAAACCCAAGGCCATCTCCATCTTCTCCACCTGTCCGGTGGGTCTGATCGGCGACGACATCCATGCCGTGGCAAGGGAAATGAAGGAAAAGCTTGGCATCAACATTTTTGGATTCTCCTGTGAAGGCTATAAGGGCGTAAGTCAGTCTGCCGGCCATCACATTGCCAACAACGCCATTTTTACCCATGTCGTGGGCCTGGATGACACCGTCATGGACGCCAAATTCAAAATTAATCTGCTGGGTGAATACAATATCGGCGGTGACGGGTTCGTCATTGAAGAACTGCTCAATAAATGCGGCATTGATCTGGTTTCCACATTCTCAGGAAACTCCACCATGGATCAGTTTGCCAACTGTCACACCGCAGACCTTAATGCCGTCATGTGCCACAGATCCATTAACTACGTGGCGGATATGCTGGAGACCAAGTACGGTATCCCCTGGATAAAGGTCAGTTTCCTGGGTCCAACCTCAACCGCCAGCAGCCTGCGCAAAATAGCGGCCTATTTCGAAGACCAGGAACTCATTGACCGGGTGGAAGCGGTGATTGCCGAGGAAATGGCCCCTGTTGAAGCCAAAATCAAAGAGGTCAAACCCCGGTGCGAGGGCAAAACCGCCATGATGTTTGTGGGCGGCTCCCGGGCCCATCACTACCAGGAAGTGTTCAGAGAGATCGGCATGACCGTTCTTTCCGCTGGATACGAGTTTGCCCACAGGGATGACTATGAAGGACGTCACGTCATTCCGGACATTAAAGTTGATGCGGACTCCAGAAACATTGAAGAGCTGGAAATTGAACCGGATGAAAATTTGTACAACCCCAGAAAAACCGAAGAAGAGATGAAAGCGCTGGAAGAAAAGGGGTTTCCGTTTAAAGAGTATGAGGGCATGATCCCTGAAATGGAAAAGGGTTCCCTGATTATCGATGACATCAGCCAGCACGAAACAGAAACCCTTATCGAAATGTACAAGCCGGACATTTTCTGTGCCGGTATCAAGGAAAAATACGCAGTTCAGAAGCACGGTATTCCCATGAAGCAGCTCCACTCCTATGACACGGGTGGCCCATATGCGTCATTCAAAGGTTTTTTAAATTTTTGTGATGAAATCGACCGCATGCTCAACGCCAATATCTGGCAATACCTGGAAGCGCCCTGGCAGAAGGACCCTGAATTGTCCGCCAAATATAATTGGGAATAA
- the nifH gene encoding nitrogenase iron protein, with amino-acid sequence MRKVAIYGKGGIGKSTTTQNTVAGLVEAGKKIMIVGCDPKSDSTRLMLNGLAQKTVLDTLREEGEDVELEDVRKAGYGGVLCTESGGPEPGVGCAGRGIITSINLLEQLGAYDEDQHLDYVFYDVLGDVVCGGFAMPIREGKAQEIYIVVSGEMMAMYAANNICKGIVKFAQSGGVRLGGLICNSRQVDNEEEMILQLAKRLGTQMIHFVPRHNMVQQAEINRKTVIDFAPDHPQADEYRALAKKMDENETFVIPTPLEIEELESLLIEYGIAA; translated from the coding sequence ATGAGAAAAGTAGCAATCTACGGAAAAGGCGGCATCGGCAAATCCACAACAACCCAGAACACCGTCGCAGGACTGGTAGAGGCCGGCAAAAAAATCATGATCGTGGGGTGTGACCCCAAGTCCGACTCCACACGGCTTATGCTCAATGGACTGGCCCAGAAAACCGTTCTGGACACCCTGAGAGAAGAAGGTGAAGATGTGGAACTCGAAGATGTCAGAAAAGCCGGATACGGTGGGGTTCTGTGTACGGAATCAGGCGGACCCGAACCCGGTGTTGGCTGCGCGGGTCGCGGGATCATAACTTCCATCAACCTGCTGGAACAGTTGGGCGCCTATGACGAAGATCAGCATTTGGATTATGTATTTTATGATGTTCTGGGCGACGTTGTCTGCGGTGGATTTGCCATGCCCATCCGTGAAGGCAAGGCCCAGGAGATATATATTGTTGTTTCCGGCGAGATGATGGCCATGTACGCGGCCAACAACATCTGCAAGGGTATCGTAAAATTTGCCCAGTCCGGCGGGGTTCGTCTCGGCGGTCTGATCTGCAACTCCCGTCAGGTCGACAACGAAGAGGAAATGATTTTACAGCTGGCCAAGAGACTGGGCACCCAGATGATTCACTTTGTTCCCCGGCATAACATGGTTCAGCAGGCTGAGATCAACAGAAAGACGGTTATCGACTTTGCGCCGGATCACCCCCAGGCAGATGAGTACCGGGCGCTGGCCAAAAAAATGGATGAAAATGAAACGTTTGTCATCCCAACTCCCCTTGAGATTGAAGAACTCGAGTCCCTGCTCATTGAATACGGGATCGCGGCGTAA
- a CDS encoding P-II family nitrogen regulator — MKVMIKSIVRPEKVNAVMSALMESGYPAVTRMSVAGRGKQRGIKIGEITYDEIPKEMLLSVIDEKDRDFVLKTILETAKTGEKGAFGDGKIFISPIIDSYTISSGKKDIDLDEELEEAS; from the coding sequence ATGAAAGTAATGATTAAATCCATCGTCCGTCCTGAAAAAGTTAACGCAGTCATGTCCGCCCTCATGGAATCCGGATATCCGGCGGTCACTCGGATGAGTGTGGCAGGACGAGGCAAGCAGCGGGGGATCAAAATCGGTGAAATCACCTATGACGAAATTCCCAAGGAGATGCTCTTATCGGTTATTGATGAAAAAGATCGCGATTTTGTCCTTAAAACCATTTTAGAAACCGCCAAGACCGGTGAGAAAGGCGCCTTTGGCGACGGTAAGATTTTCATCTCGCCGATCATTGATTCTTATACCATCAGCTCAGGCAAAAAAGACATCGACCTTGATGAAGAGCTGGAGGAGGCATCATGA
- the nifE gene encoding nitrogenase iron-molybdenum cofactor biosynthesis protein NifE, with protein MTSISVLKQREKQIYQKGSQPFKIECETKSLAGAVSQRACVFCGSRVVLYPIADALHLIHGPIGCASYTWDIRGAQSSGPELHRMSFSTDLSETDIIYGGEKKLKKALLELIDKYSPKAAFIYCTCIVGIIGDDVDAVCRQVEEETHIPVIAVHSEGFKGTKKDGYTAACDALFSLIERNKAPRVTIPDSINILGEFNIGGETWMIKKYYEAMGVKVVSVITGDGRVDEVMQARNAALNVVQCSGSVTHLAKQMEKEYGIPFIRVSYFGIEDTSDALYQVAVFFDKNPEILKKTQDLIKKEVQAIIPRLETMKKDLEGKKAAIYVGGAFKAFSLIKALKTLGMEVILAGSQTGTQEDYKVLRQMCNEGTVILDDSNPLELAKYSVEKDADLFIGGVKERPIAYKMGIGFCDHNHERKIPLVGFEGMVNFAKEVHGTVTSPVWDLVPRRQKPAGKEGAI; from the coding sequence ATGACCTCCATATCGGTACTCAAACAGCGGGAAAAACAGATCTACCAGAAGGGCAGCCAGCCCTTTAAGATAGAATGTGAAACCAAGAGTCTGGCTGGCGCAGTCAGCCAGCGGGCCTGTGTATTCTGCGGCTCCAGGGTGGTGCTTTACCCCATCGCCGACGCCTTGCATCTGATTCACGGCCCCATCGGGTGCGCTTCCTATACCTGGGACATCAGAGGGGCCCAGTCTTCGGGCCCGGAGCTGCACCGGATGAGTTTTTCAACGGACCTGTCAGAGACCGATATTATCTATGGCGGAGAAAAAAAGTTAAAAAAGGCATTGCTGGAGCTGATTGATAAATATTCACCCAAAGCCGCCTTTATCTATTGTACCTGCATTGTGGGCATTATTGGTGATGACGTGGATGCGGTCTGCCGCCAGGTGGAAGAAGAGACCCACATCCCTGTCATTGCTGTCCACTCCGAAGGATTTAAAGGCACCAAAAAAGACGGCTACACGGCGGCCTGCGACGCCTTGTTCAGCTTGATCGAAAGAAACAAAGCCCCCCGGGTTACCATCCCCGACTCCATCAATATCCTGGGCGAATTCAATATTGGCGGAGAGACCTGGATGATCAAAAAATATTATGAAGCCATGGGGGTGAAGGTGGTCTCCGTCATTACAGGAGACGGCCGGGTGGACGAAGTGATGCAGGCACGCAATGCCGCCCTGAACGTGGTCCAGTGTTCAGGGTCGGTCACCCACCTGGCAAAGCAGATGGAAAAAGAGTACGGCATTCCATTTATACGGGTCTCTTATTTCGGCATTGAAGATACCTCGGATGCCCTGTACCAGGTGGCTGTATTTTTTGACAAAAACCCCGAAATTCTTAAAAAAACCCAGGATCTGATCAAAAAAGAGGTCCAGGCCATTATCCCCCGCCTGGAAACCATGAAAAAAGACCTTGAAGGCAAAAAAGCGGCCATATACGTGGGCGGCGCGTTCAAGGCCTTTTCCTTGATCAAGGCATTAAAAACCCTGGGCATGGAAGTGATCCTGGCCGGCTCCCAGACCGGTACCCAGGAAGATTATAAAGTGCTCAGGCAGATGTGTAACGAGGGCACCGTAATTTTAGACGACTCAAACCCGCTGGAACTGGCCAAGTATTCCGTTGAAAAGGATGCAGACCTGTTTATCGGCGGCGTCAAGGAACGCCCCATTGCCTATAAGATGGGCATCGGGTTCTGCGACCATAACCATGAACGCAAAATTCCCCTGGTGGGATTTGAAGGCATGGTCAATTTTGCCAAAGAAGTACACGGAACCGTGACAAGCCCGGTATGGGATCTGGTTCCCCGACGGCAGAAACCGGCCGGAAAGGAAGGTGCGATATGA
- the nifB gene encoding nitrogenase cofactor biosynthesis protein NifB, with amino-acid sequence MNLDNHPCFNKKSCKDFGRVHLPVAPACNIQCNFCNRKFDCVNESRPGVTSSILSPDQAMAYLADVVAAKPNTSVVGIAGPGDPFANGDKTMETLTRVRAAYPEMLLCVATNGMNIHPYLDELKAINTTHVSITINAVDPEIGAKIYSWVRDGKRSVGPAQGAALLLERQLAAVKGLKERNIMVKVNSILLPGINEDHMVDVAKKMGEMGVDIFNCMPYFPTKGANFENMAEPGKDVVKEIRKAAKVFVPQMTHCKRCRADAVGLLDDPLNQKLMDRLTYHATAPIPLSTAPKYCHETPGEDDDTYAFNASAPRPYVALATREGALINQHLGEATELHVYDLNQETPTLVETRTLPKPGGGDVRWQNLARTIKDCHTILVSGAGDTPKKILATMGFTIHEVNGMIDLVLAALKKGESLNHLVVRAQTACGECLGTGTGCM; translated from the coding sequence ATGAACTTAGATAACCACCCCTGTTTTAATAAAAAATCCTGCAAGGATTTCGGTCGAGTCCACCTTCCGGTTGCGCCGGCCTGTAATATCCAGTGCAATTTTTGCAACAGAAAGTTTGACTGTGTCAATGAAAGCCGCCCTGGGGTCACCTCCTCCATTCTGAGCCCGGACCAGGCCATGGCCTATCTGGCAGACGTGGTGGCGGCCAAACCCAATACCTCTGTGGTGGGTATTGCAGGCCCGGGAGATCCCTTTGCCAACGGCGACAAAACCATGGAAACCCTGACCAGGGTGCGCGCCGCTTACCCGGAAATGCTCTTGTGCGTGGCCACCAACGGTATGAACATCCATCCCTATCTGGATGAACTCAAAGCCATCAATACCACACATGTGAGCATCACCATCAATGCGGTGGACCCTGAGATAGGCGCAAAGATTTACTCCTGGGTCAGGGACGGCAAACGCTCCGTGGGCCCGGCCCAGGGCGCAGCCCTGCTTTTAGAGCGCCAGCTTGCCGCCGTCAAAGGCCTTAAGGAACGCAATATCATGGTCAAGGTCAATTCCATTCTGTTGCCCGGCATCAATGAAGACCATATGGTAGACGTGGCCAAAAAAATGGGTGAGATGGGTGTGGATATCTTCAACTGCATGCCCTATTTCCCCACCAAGGGCGCAAATTTTGAGAACATGGCAGAGCCGGGCAAAGATGTGGTCAAAGAAATCAGAAAGGCCGCCAAGGTTTTTGTCCCCCAGATGACCCATTGTAAACGCTGCCGGGCCGATGCCGTGGGCCTGCTCGATGATCCCTTGAATCAGAAACTTATGGATCGACTGACATACCACGCCACGGCTCCCATTCCTTTATCCACTGCGCCCAAGTATTGCCATGAAACGCCTGGTGAAGATGACGATACGTATGCGTTTAATGCTTCGGCCCCAAGACCCTATGTGGCCCTGGCCACCCGGGAAGGCGCGTTGATCAATCAGCACTTAGGTGAGGCCACGGAATTACACGTTTATGACTTGAACCAGGAAACCCCGACACTTGTGGAAACAAGAACCTTGCCTAAACCCGGCGGCGGGGATGTCAGATGGCAGAATCTTGCCCGGACCATTAAAGATTGCCACACCATTCTTGTGTCCGGTGCCGGGGATACCCCTAAAAAAATTCTGGCCACCATGGGATTTACCATCCATGAGGTCAACGGCATGATTGATCTTGTGCTCGCGGCGCTTAAAAAAGGAGAATCGTTAAACCATCTGGTTGTTCGGGCACAGACCGCCTGCGGAGAGTGCTTAGGAACCGGCACCGGTTGTATGTAA
- the nifK gene encoding nitrogenase molybdenum-iron protein subunit beta has translation MLLRHTPTEIKERKALAVNPAKTCQPIGAMYAGLGIHGCLPHSHGSQGCCAYHRSTLTRHYREPIMAATSSFTEGASVFGGQANLLQALLTIFTTYDPDIVAVHTTCLSETIGDDVNQIVKKAKTDGTIPEGKYVIHTPTPSYVGSHVTGFSNMVKAMAVQLAEKTGKSNGKVNIVPGFVEPSDMVEMKRIAGMLGIESILFPDTSGILNGPLTGKFQMYPKGGVSIDELKSTGDSIGSIGLGAWASADAVRSLDAKCKVPCQVQDLPIGLLATDRFVDALRTAAGVSVPDTVTQERGQLLDVISDMQPHLYGKKVAIAGDPDQLIPMTEFLVTMGMKPVHIVTGTPGKAFTKRIKEVTAKFGDDINVKGPSDLFHLHQLIKNEPVDLLICNTYGKYIARDEDIPFVRHGFPILDRIGHSYFPSVGYKGGLHFLEKILSALMDRTDRDAPEERFELVE, from the coding sequence ATGCTGCTTCGACATACCCCCACAGAGATTAAAGAAAGAAAAGCCCTGGCTGTTAATCCGGCTAAGACCTGTCAGCCCATCGGGGCCATGTACGCCGGTTTAGGTATCCATGGCTGCCTGCCTCACAGTCACGGATCCCAGGGCTGCTGCGCCTATCACAGATCCACCTTAACCCGTCATTACCGTGAACCCATCATGGCGGCGACCTCCTCGTTTACTGAAGGGGCCTCGGTATTCGGTGGCCAGGCCAACCTGCTCCAGGCCCTTTTAACCATATTTACCACCTATGACCCGGACATCGTTGCGGTGCATACCACCTGTCTGTCGGAAACCATCGGCGACGATGTGAACCAGATTGTCAAAAAAGCCAAAACAGACGGCACCATCCCCGAAGGCAAGTATGTCATCCATACACCAACGCCGTCCTATGTGGGCTCCCATGTCACGGGCTTTTCCAATATGGTGAAGGCCATGGCTGTCCAGTTGGCTGAAAAGACCGGCAAATCCAACGGGAAGGTCAACATTGTGCCCGGATTTGTGGAACCTTCGGACATGGTTGAAATGAAGCGGATTGCCGGGATGCTGGGTATTGAGTCTATCCTTTTTCCGGACACTTCGGGCATTTTGAACGGCCCTTTGACCGGCAAATTTCAGATGTACCCCAAGGGCGGCGTCTCCATCGACGAGCTCAAGAGCACCGGCGACAGTATCGGCTCCATCGGGCTGGGCGCCTGGGCTTCGGCAGATGCGGTCAGATCCCTTGACGCCAAGTGCAAGGTTCCCTGCCAGGTGCAGGACCTGCCCATCGGCCTGTTGGCCACAGATCGGTTCGTTGATGCCTTGCGCACCGCAGCCGGGGTCAGTGTACCCGATACCGTTACCCAGGAGCGCGGCCAGCTTTTAGATGTGATCTCAGACATGCAGCCCCACCTGTACGGCAAAAAGGTCGCCATTGCCGGAGATCCGGACCAGCTTATCCCCATGACTGAATTTCTGGTCACCATGGGCATGAAACCGGTCCATATTGTCACCGGCACCCCGGGCAAGGCCTTTACCAAACGGATCAAGGAAGTCACGGCCAAGTTCGGCGACGACATCAACGTCAAGGGCCCCAGCGATCTGTTCCACCTGCATCAGTTGATCAAGAACGAACCCGTGGACCTGCTTATCTGCAACACCTACGGCAAATACATTGCCCGGGACGAGGACATCCCGTTTGTACGCCACGGGTTCCCCATCCTGGACCGGATCGGCCACTCCTACTTTCCTTCCGTGGGATACAAAGGCGGATTGCATTTCCTGGAAAAGATTCTGAGCGCCCTGATGGACCGCACGGACCGGGATGCACCCGAAGAGCGTTTTGAACTGGTAGAGTAA
- a CDS encoding nitrogenase component 1: MSLRKHKDTPSYTATQNACKMCTPLGATLVFQGIEGCVPLLHGSQGCSTYMRRYLISHFKEPVDIASSNFTEETAVFGGGANLKLAIENVARQYAPAMIGIATTCLSETIGDDVQLILNSMDNTIQGTALVHVSTPSYTGTHVDGFHGAVAAVVDRFNPVGKRIVYRPKKMKKINLFPGMLSNEDLRHLKDIFEDFHTPVTILPDYSERLEGPSWQEYQAIQNGGTPISAIEKMNVAVNSMEFGAVLALTAEMGLETAGDILNKRFGIPCTRLPIPIGVKATDHFLDTLSRISGRPVPERYRKEKWRLVDAYVDGNKYVSKKRALIYGEEDFVVSMAGFLAEVGIVPVLCASGGKSKTFKKALEQTLPETLIDQVIIQNDMDFTCMEETAAAMPEDQKPELIIGNSKGYAMSRRLNIPLVRVGFPIHDRVGGARILHVGYKGAQQLFDNIVNTILTAKQTESKIGYSYM; encoded by the coding sequence ATGAGCCTGAGAAAACACAAAGATACACCATCATACACCGCGACCCAGAATGCATGCAAAATGTGCACACCTTTAGGGGCCACCCTGGTGTTCCAGGGCATTGAGGGCTGTGTGCCCCTGCTCCACGGCTCCCAGGGATGCTCCACCTATATGCGGCGTTACCTGATCTCCCATTTCAAGGAGCCCGTGGATATTGCCTCATCCAACTTCACCGAGGAAACGGCCGTATTCGGCGGCGGGGCCAACCTGAAGCTGGCCATTGAAAACGTGGCCCGCCAGTATGCCCCGGCCATGATCGGGATCGCCACCACCTGCCTGTCCGAAACCATTGGTGATGATGTCCAGTTGATATTAAACAGCATGGACAATACCATCCAAGGCACGGCCCTGGTCCATGTCTCCACACCCTCATATACCGGCACCCACGTGGACGGATTCCATGGCGCCGTGGCGGCGGTGGTGGACCGGTTCAACCCGGTGGGTAAAAGAATTGTTTACCGGCCCAAGAAGATGAAAAAAATCAACCTGTTTCCCGGCATGCTCTCCAACGAAGATCTGCGGCATTTAAAAGATATTTTTGAGGATTTTCATACCCCGGTCACCATTCTGCCCGATTATTCCGAACGCCTGGAAGGACCATCATGGCAGGAATACCAGGCCATCCAGAACGGCGGTACGCCCATTTCGGCCATTGAAAAGATGAATGTGGCCGTCAACAGTATGGAGTTCGGTGCTGTGCTGGCGCTCACCGCAGAAATGGGCCTGGAAACCGCGGGCGATATTTTAAACAAACGTTTTGGTATCCCCTGCACACGGCTGCCCATCCCCATCGGAGTCAAGGCCACGGATCACTTTCTGGATACCCTGTCCCGGATTTCGGGCCGGCCCGTGCCGGAACGGTACCGAAAAGAGAAATGGCGCCTGGTGGATGCCTATGTGGACGGTAATAAATATGTATCGAAAAAGCGGGCCCTGATATACGGCGAAGAAGATTTTGTTGTCTCCATGGCCGGATTCCTTGCCGAGGTCGGTATCGTTCCCGTGCTCTGCGCATCCGGCGGCAAAAGCAAAACATTTAAAAAAGCCCTTGAACAGACCCTGCCCGAAACCCTCATTGACCAGGTTATCATCCAGAATGACATGGACTTCACCTGCATGGAAGAGACTGCCGCCGCCATGCCCGAAGATCAGAAACCTGAACTTATCATCGGCAACTCCAAGGGATACGCCATGTCAAGACGGCTGAACATCCCATTGGTCCGGGTGGGATTTCCCATCCACGACCGGGTAGGGGGCGCGCGTATCCTGCACGTCGGCTACAAAGGGGCCCAGCAATTGTTTGACAATATCGTTAATACAATTCTTACGGCAAAACAGACCGAATCCAAAATCGGATATTCATATATGTAA